A genome region from Candidatus Methylomirabilota bacterium includes the following:
- a CDS encoding acetyl-CoA carboxylase carboxyltransferase subunit alpha, which produces MPEALEFEQPLLELETRIAELQAQDDPDQRDEIARLEERLTRLRQRTFASLTAWQTTQLARHPRRPHTRDFCRLLFEDFLELHGDRLYGDDPAIVGGLARFEGTGVVVLGHQKGRETREKLARNFGMPHPEGYRKALRLMQMADRFEKPVITFIDTPGAYPGIAAEERGQAEAIARNLKAMAGLRTPIIAVVTGEGGSGGALAIGMGNRVLMLEYAVYSVISPEGCAAILWGDAGKAPEAAEIMKITARDLLRLGVIDAVVPEAPGGAHRDWE; this is translated from the coding sequence ATGCCGGAAGCGCTTGAGTTCGAGCAGCCGCTGCTGGAGCTGGAGACGCGGATCGCCGAGCTGCAGGCTCAGGACGACCCGGATCAACGCGACGAGATCGCGCGCCTGGAGGAGCGGCTGACGCGCTTGCGCCAACGGACCTTCGCCAGCCTGACCGCCTGGCAGACGACGCAGCTGGCTCGGCATCCGCGCCGTCCGCATACCCGCGATTTCTGCCGCCTGCTCTTCGAGGACTTCCTCGAGCTCCACGGCGATCGACTGTACGGGGACGATCCCGCCATCGTCGGGGGGCTGGCGCGCTTCGAAGGCACCGGGGTCGTCGTGCTGGGCCACCAGAAGGGACGGGAGACCCGCGAGAAGCTCGCGCGGAATTTCGGGATGCCGCACCCGGAGGGCTATCGCAAGGCCCTGCGCCTCATGCAGATGGCGGACAGGTTCGAGAAGCCGGTCATCACCTTCATCGACACCCCGGGAGCGTATCCGGGCATCGCCGCCGAGGAGCGGGGACAGGCCGAGGCCATCGCCCGCAACCTCAAAGCGATGGCGGGGCTGCGGACCCCGATCATCGCCGTGGTCACGGGCGAGGGGGGCAGCGGGGGGGCCCTGGCGATCGGCATGGGCAACCGCGTGCTCATGCTCGAGTACGCGGTCTACTCGGTGATCTCTCCGGAGGGCTGCGCCGCGATCCTGTGGGGCGACGCGGGGAAGGCGCCGGAGGCCGCCGAGATCATGAAGATCACCGCCAGAGACCTGCTGCGCCTGGGGGTCATCGACGCGGTGGTGCCGGAGGCGCCGGGGGGCGCCCACCGCGACTGGGAGA